Proteins found in one Fibrobacter sp. genomic segment:
- a CDS encoding EAL domain-containing protein, with product MESLAYLARQPILDRDGKIFAYELLFRDSPTSDTAIIASDVLATAQVLENVLNNIGIQRIIGDNKAFVNCSRNMLLDNLFGLLNPKYFVLEVLEDVEVDDAVVKAVQRYKALGFEIALDDFIFNEDFIQRFKPLFPYVSYVKMDVVDNSLEAMTKAAGFFKVLGIKLLAEKVEDESTFKRCQDAGYDYFQGFFFAKPELVTGRKIDATSAAILQLILLLHSRPSLEALCESLDKNPDIATNLLRFVNSNAERKHSHIESVKDAILWVGMRRIQEWLMLMLYARPEMGITPQDSPLFQNASHRAKFLETLAREIDPENDDFCAKAFMVGLLSRMDALVRAPLETILPDAPTDDEMQDALLGRTGRLGQLLYLADSVELDDSQAIQSIINELGITATQLKYCIAESYNWANA from the coding sequence ATGGAATCATTAGCTTACCTAGCTCGCCAACCCATCCTTGACCGCGATGGGAAGATTTTCGCCTATGAACTGCTGTTCAGGGATTCCCCGACCAGCGATACGGCAATTATTGCCAGCGACGTCCTGGCCACAGCCCAGGTGCTGGAAAACGTACTGAACAACATCGGCATCCAGCGCATTATCGGCGACAACAAGGCATTCGTCAACTGCAGCCGAAACATGCTGCTGGACAACCTGTTCGGTCTCCTTAACCCCAAGTATTTCGTACTCGAGGTTCTTGAAGACGTGGAAGTGGATGATGCCGTCGTCAAGGCTGTACAGCGCTACAAGGCTCTCGGTTTCGAGATCGCCCTGGACGACTTCATCTTCAATGAAGACTTCATCCAGCGCTTCAAGCCCTTGTTCCCCTATGTCAGCTATGTAAAGATGGACGTGGTGGACAACAGCCTGGAGGCCATGACCAAGGCCGCAGGATTCTTCAAGGTTCTCGGTATCAAACTTTTGGCAGAAAAGGTGGAAGACGAGTCTACCTTCAAGCGCTGCCAGGATGCAGGTTACGATTACTTCCAGGGATTCTTCTTTGCAAAACCGGAACTGGTGACAGGCCGTAAGATCGACGCAACCTCCGCCGCCATCCTGCAGCTGATCCTGTTGCTTCACTCCCGCCCCAGCCTCGAGGCTCTGTGCGAAAGTCTAGACAAGAACCCGGACATCGCAACCAACCTGCTTCGTTTCGTCAATTCCAACGCAGAGCGCAAGCATAGCCACATCGAATCTGTCAAGGACGCTATCCTCTGGGTAGGAATGCGCCGCATTCAGGAATGGTTGATGCTCATGCTTTACGCCCGCCCCGAGATGGGCATTACGCCTCAGGATTCTCCCCTGTTCCAGAACGCAAGCCACCGAGCCAAGTTCCTGGAAACACTGGCCCGCGAAATCGATCCGGAAAACGATGACTTCTGCGCCAAGGCCTTCATGGTGGGGCTTCTCAGCCGTATGGACGCCCTGGTGCGCGCCCCGCTGGAAACCATTCTCCCCGACGCTCCCACCGACGACGAAATGCAGGACGCATTGCTTGGCCGTACCGGACGTCTTGGTCAACTGCTCTACCTGGCAGACTCCGTAGAACTTGACGACAGCCAGGCCATACAGTCCATCATCAACGAGCTCGGCATTACCGCAACCCAGCTCAAGTACTGCATAGCAGAATCCTACAACTGGGCCAACGCATAA
- the hisG gene encoding ATP phosphoribosyltransferase: MIKVALPNKGMLFEPTQELLKACGYKASKPYKTLTQIDTKNGIEFFFLRPSDIPMYVGRGIIDAGITGIDFNAEAKSPAVKVLDLPFGASKMCAAVPNESPIQTLDELKDSTIATSFPNIVEGFYKKPMNFVVLEGAVEISVSLGVADAIVDVVETGTTLKQAGLRIIGEPLFRSNAALYCNPQKTDLEEVNTLIRRIQGKLVAQSYMMIEYDCPADVLDKAVALTPGLDAPTVAKLHGRDWYSVKAMVPQEDANAIMDKLWDAGARSILLFGIKSARI; encoded by the coding sequence ATGATTAAGGTAGCTCTCCCGAATAAGGGCATGCTCTTTGAACCCACCCAGGAACTTCTGAAGGCCTGCGGTTACAAGGCATCCAAGCCCTACAAGACTTTGACCCAGATCGACACCAAGAATGGTATCGAATTCTTCTTCCTGCGTCCTAGCGACATCCCCATGTACGTGGGTCGCGGCATTATCGACGCAGGCATCACCGGTATCGACTTCAACGCCGAAGCCAAGAGCCCGGCTGTTAAGGTTCTGGACCTGCCCTTTGGCGCTTCCAAGATGTGCGCCGCAGTTCCTAACGAAAGCCCCATCCAGACTCTCGACGAACTGAAGGACTCCACCATCGCCACCTCCTTCCCCAACATTGTGGAAGGTTTCTACAAGAAGCCCATGAACTTTGTGGTTCTGGAAGGCGCTGTGGAAATTTCCGTGAGCCTCGGTGTTGCCGACGCTATCGTCGACGTTGTGGAAACCGGTACTACCCTAAAGCAGGCAGGCCTTCGCATTATCGGCGAACCTCTGTTCCGCTCCAATGCAGCCCTCTACTGCAACCCCCAGAAGACCGACCTTGAAGAAGTGAACACCCTGATCCGCAGAATCCAGGGTAAGCTTGTTGCCCAGTCCTACATGATGATCGAATACGACTGCCCCGCCGACGTGCTGGACAAGGCCGTAGCCCTCACCCCGGGTCTGGACGCTCCCACCGTCGCCAAGCTCCACGGTCGCGACTGGTACTCCGTAAAGGCCATGGTGCCCCAGGAAGATGCCAACGCCATCATGGACAAGCTCTGGGACGCAGGCGCACGCAGCATCCTGCTCTTCGGTATCAAGTCCGCTCGTATCTAA